A stretch of DNA from Phycisphaerales bacterium AB-hyl4:
GAAGCCCGGCTCGAAGCCGGTCACCTGCGTCACGTGTGCCGGGTCGGGGCAGGTCGCCCAATCCGGCTTCGGCGGCATGTTCCGCATGGTCACCACCTGCCCCGCCTGCAACGGCGCCGGGCAGGTCGTCCGCGACAAGTGCACCGACTGCAAGGGGTCGGGCAGGCAGCCGCGCGATCGCAAGCTGTCGGTCAAGATTCCCCCGGGCATTCACGACGGCCAGGCCATTCGCGTGCCCGGCGAAGGCGAACCCGGCTCCGACCCCGGCGGTGCGGCCTCGGCCACGCCGGGCTTGCGCGGCGATCTGCACGTGGTGATCCGCGTTGCCCAGCACGAACTGTTCACGCGCGAGGATGACCATCTCATCCTCAAGATGCCCATCAGCTTTACACAAGCCGCGCTGGGTGCGAAGGTGAACGTGCCCACACTTGAAGGCGAGCAGGAAATCACCATCAAGCCTGGCACGCAGCACGGCGAGCTTGTTCGACTTCGCGGCCACGGCCTGCCGAACCTGCGCAACAGTCAACGCGGCGAGCTTGTCGTCGTGCTGCTGATTGAAGTGCCGAAAAAGCTGAGCGAAAAGCAGAGCGAGTTGCTGCGTGCGTATGCCGAGACGGAAGACCGCGCCGTCATGCCCGAATCCAGCAGTTTCTGGGACAAGATCAAGACGTACCTCAGTTGACCTCGACCACGATCGGCCGAGAAGGAAGGCAAGCGATGATGAATCGCAAGAAAAAAGACAACGACAAACAGCCTGATGCAGCGCAGCCGTCGCCCGGCGACACGTCGCCTGAAGAGGCGGCCGAGTCGGAAGACTCGCAAACGCCCGATGCGGAGCTTGTCGAGAACGAGTTGAAGGAAGCGATCAGTTCGATTGAGCGCGAGCGTGATGAGTTGGAAGATCGGCTGAAGCGCATCGCGGCCGACTATCAGAACTTCGTCCGCCGTAGCGAACAGAACATCGCCTCGGCCCGCGAACAACAACTGTTCGACTTTGCCCGCGGGCTGGTGACAGTGCTCGATCACTTCGATCGTGCGCTGGAAGTCGACCCGGAGAAAACGTCTGCCAAGGACCTGATGGCTGGCATGACCATGGTGCGCGATGAGCTGATGCGGGCGCTCAACCGCTTCGGTGTCGAACGGATGGACGTGAGCAAAGGCGAGCCCTTCGACCCCAATCGGCACGAAGCGCTCATGCGTCAAGCCGTGGAAGGCGTGGAGACCGACCACGTGACTGCTCAATATCAGCCCGGCTATACGCTCAAGGAAAAGACCATCCGTCCCGCCCAGGTCGGCGTGGCGGAGTGATGTATCTGGTGATTTGGTGATGTGGCGATTTGGTGATGTAGAGACAAGGTCCGCACATCGCTGATCGTCCGTGTGCGTCGGGATGTCGGTCGTGCACTTGGCCACATCAGCTAATCTTCCAATGGAGTTCTAACTATGCCTACGTATGATTACCGCTGCGAAGCTTGCGAGCATGAGTTTGAGTTGTTCCAGTCCATCACCGCCAAACCGGTGCGTAAATGCCCCGAATGCGGCAAGATGAAAGTGCGTCGGCTGATCGGCACCGGCGCGGGCATCATCTTCAAAGGCTCGGGCTTCTACGAAACCGACTACCGCTCAAAGAGCTACAAGGATGCCGCCAAGGCAGACAAGGAAGCGGGCAAGAAAAGCGACACGGCCGACAGCGGCAAGTCGAACAAGAGCGAAAGCAAATCAGGCAGCGACAGCAGCGCGAAGTCATCGGCTAAGAGCAGTCCCGCCAAGGCGGACAGCGGCAGCAAGGCGTGACACGCCCGCGTTGCAGGTCACTCGGACCGCGCCCGCTCGGAGCGATCACTGATTGCTTTACCAGCGGTTTCAAGGTCTTTGCCGAAGCCTTCGACGGTGTTACAACCCGTGAGCGGCAGCGTCGTCATCGCGACCAACACCGCGACCGCTGAACACCCGGCGAACCACCGCGTCCAATCGCAACCCTGCTTTTGCATCATGGCATGACTCCACAAAGCGAACGAGCCGTGCACAATACGAAGCGCGGCCGATCGGCTGTGACCTGTCATCATACTTGCTTGCGGCCGATCCGGTTCACTGTCGGCTGGCCTTGACGGCGTCGACAAACTGGCTGGCAAGGTCGGTCAGGCCGACCCAGTCCTGCGCGGCGATCAGGTCTTTTTTCACCAACGCCGAGCCGACGCCGAGGCATCGTGCGCCGGCGGCGAACCAGTCGTTTACGGTGTTGAGGTTTACGCCGCCGGTGGGCGTGAGCTTCAGGTGCGGCATGGGGGCAAGCACGTCTTTGAAATACTGCGGGCCGAAGTGGTTGGCGGGGAAGACCTTCACCAGGTCAGAGCCGGCCTCGAACGCGGCGAGGATCTCCGTCGGCGTCAATGCCCCGGCGAGCACGGGCTTGCCATGCTTGTGCGACGCCTGAACGACCTCAGGCTTGAAGACGGGCGAGACGACAAACTCCGCGCCCGCTTCGACGGCCTGGTCGACCGTGGTACTGTCGAGCACGCTGCCGACGCCGATCAGACAGCTGTCGCCCAGTTCCTGGCGGGCAGTGCGGATCGCTTCCAACGCGCCTGGCGTGGTCATGGTGATCTCCGCCACGGTCACGCCGCCTTCGACCAATGCCCGGCAGGTGTCGACCAGTCCCTGATTGCTGGACGCGCGAATGATCGCCACCAGCCCTGCCTGCTCCATCCGCTGAACCGTCGCCTGCCGCTGCTGCTCGCTCATCGCGTGTCACGCCTTTCGTGTCGTGGGTGATTCGGGTCGAGATGCTTTGTAGTGCAGGCGGAGATGGATGGCAAACGGATAACTACAGGTTGACGAAGCCAAGCCCTGATCGAGTCCTCGATCTTCAGTCCTCGGCTTGTGGTCTCACCTTGTCACGATTTGTCGAGGACGAATCGGCGGATGGCCTCGGCGACGCCGTCTTTGTCGTTTTCGCTGACGATGACGTCGGCCGCTTCGCGCACGGTGGGCCAGGCGTTGCCGACGGCGACACCGAGGCCTGCGTCGCGAAGCATGCCCAGATCGTTGGGAGCGTCGCCGATGGCCATGACTTCGCTCGCGTCGATGCCATATTGCTCGGCCACCCATCGCACAGCCGCGGCCTTATCCACCTCCGGGTGCACAACCTGAAGCAGATGGCGGTCGCTGATGAGCAGGCTGGTCTGCGAGCCGAACTTCTTGCGGATCGCTTCGCCGACGGGCATGAGGCGCTCGGGCGGCGCGAGGAGCATGAGTTTGGTGACGGGCACGTGGAGGAAGGCTTCGAGCGGGCCGACGAAGTCGGGGCCCTGCTGGCGGGCGGTTTCGGTTTTCAGTTCGTCGTCGACGCGGTCGGTGTACCACTTGTCGAGGATTTCGATGCTGACGACGACCTGCGGATCGAGCTTGCGAGCGTAGCGGACGATGCTCGTCGCGAGCTTGTGGCACATCGGCGTATGCCGAACATTTCGCTTGCGGAGCGCGTCGTGTACGAGCGCGCCGTTGTAGTTGATCTGGAGGGTTTCGAGCTTGAGGCGATGGTAGAGCTCGCGCACCGTACGTGGCGGCCTGGCGGAAGCGAGTACGACGTGCACCCCCTTCGCGGTGGCCTCGGCAATGGCACGCACGCACCGGACGCTCAGGCGTTTGTCGGAGCGCAGCAGCGTGCCGTCGAGGTCGAGGGCGATCAGGCGGATCGCTGTGGGCGGGTTGACGGTTGCTGTACGGTCGATGG
This window harbors:
- the dnaJ gene encoding molecular chaperone DnaJ — its product is MATTRDYYEILGIERSASADQIKRAYRKLAMKYHPDRNPGDAEAEAKFKEAAEAYEILADADKRQRYDRYGHAGLRGTSAHDFSHMDAGDIFSMFEDIFGGAAGGMGGRGGARRNRARRGYDLETLVEISLEEVHAGVEREVEFTRQDACETCEGSGVKPGSKPVTCVTCAGSGQVAQSGFGGMFRMVTTCPACNGAGQVVRDKCTDCKGSGRQPRDRKLSVKIPPGIHDGQAIRVPGEGEPGSDPGGAASATPGLRGDLHVVIRVAQHELFTREDDHLILKMPISFTQAALGAKVNVPTLEGEQEITIKPGTQHGELVRLRGHGLPNLRNSQRGELVVVLLIEVPKKLSEKQSELLRAYAETEDRAVMPESSSFWDKIKTYLS
- a CDS encoding FmdB family zinc ribbon protein — its product is MPTYDYRCEACEHEFELFQSITAKPVRKCPECGKMKVRRLIGTGAGIIFKGSGFYETDYRSKSYKDAAKADKEAGKKSDTADSGKSNKSESKSGSDSSAKSSAKSSPAKADSGSKA
- a CDS encoding nucleotide exchange factor GrpE; this encodes MMNRKKKDNDKQPDAAQPSPGDTSPEEAAESEDSQTPDAELVENELKEAISSIERERDELEDRLKRIAADYQNFVRRSEQNIASAREQQLFDFARGLVTVLDHFDRALEVDPEKTSAKDLMAGMTMVRDELMRALNRFGVERMDVSKGEPFDPNRHEALMRQAVEGVETDHVTAQYQPGYTLKEKTIRPAQVGVAE
- a CDS encoding Cof-type HAD-IIB family hydrolase, translated to MDRTATVNPPTAIRLIALDLDGTLLRSDKRLSVRCVRAIAEATAKGVHVVLASARPPRTVRELYHRLKLETLQINYNGALVHDALRKRNVRHTPMCHKLATSIVRYARKLDPQVVVSIEILDKWYTDRVDDELKTETARQQGPDFVGPLEAFLHVPVTKLMLLAPPERLMPVGEAIRKKFGSQTSLLISDRHLLQVVHPEVDKAAAVRWVAEQYGIDASEVMAIGDAPNDLGMLRDAGLGVAVGNAWPTVREAADVIVSENDKDGVAEAIRRFVLDKS
- a CDS encoding entericidin A/B family lipoprotein, yielding MMQKQGCDWTRWFAGCSAVAVLVAMTTLPLTGCNTVEGFGKDLETAGKAISDRSERARSE
- a CDS encoding bifunctional 4-hydroxy-2-oxoglutarate aldolase/2-dehydro-3-deoxy-phosphogluconate aldolase; translation: MSEQQRQATVQRMEQAGLVAIIRASSNQGLVDTCRALVEGGVTVAEITMTTPGALEAIRTARQELGDSCLIGVGSVLDSTTVDQAVEAGAEFVVSPVFKPEVVQASHKHGKPVLAGALTPTEILAAFEAGSDLVKVFPANHFGPQYFKDVLAPMPHLKLTPTGGVNLNTVNDWFAAGARCLGVGSALVKKDLIAAQDWVGLTDLASQFVDAVKASRQ